In the genome of Nocardioides seonyuensis, one region contains:
- a CDS encoding aldehyde dehydrogenase family protein, protein MPSTRIDVRKTYKLYIGGQFPRSESGRSYVVNDAKGRLLANAAQASRKDARDAVQAARKAFPGWSGRTAYNRGQVVYRIAEVLEGRREQFEAELRASEGVTAVKARTYVDAAIDRLVWYAGWADKITQVVGNANPVAGPFFNLSTPEPSGVVAVVAPRGPLLGLVSVVAPLIITGNTVVVIASEAHPLTAITLGEVMATSDLPGGVVNVLTGSVSEIAPWLASHMDVNGIDLTGVDDDALARDLEVAAADNLKRVRRPAPGTDWLAEPDLDRMTAFLETKTVWHPIGV, encoded by the coding sequence ATGCCATCGACACGCATTGATGTCCGGAAGACCTACAAGCTCTACATCGGCGGGCAGTTCCCCCGCTCGGAGTCGGGCCGCTCCTACGTCGTCAACGACGCCAAGGGACGGCTGCTCGCCAACGCGGCCCAGGCCTCCCGCAAGGACGCCCGAGACGCCGTACAGGCCGCACGCAAGGCGTTCCCCGGCTGGTCGGGCAGGACCGCCTACAACCGCGGCCAGGTCGTCTACCGGATCGCCGAGGTGCTCGAAGGCCGCCGTGAGCAGTTCGAGGCCGAGCTGCGCGCCAGCGAGGGCGTGACCGCGGTCAAGGCGCGCACCTACGTCGACGCGGCGATCGACCGCCTCGTCTGGTACGCCGGGTGGGCCGACAAGATCACCCAGGTCGTCGGCAACGCCAACCCAGTCGCCGGCCCGTTCTTCAACCTGTCCACGCCCGAGCCCAGCGGGGTCGTCGCGGTGGTCGCCCCACGGGGCCCGCTGCTCGGCCTCGTGAGCGTCGTCGCGCCGCTGATCATCACCGGCAACACCGTCGTGGTCATCGCCAGCGAGGCGCACCCGCTCACCGCGATCACCCTCGGCGAGGTGATGGCCACCAGCGACCTGCCCGGCGGTGTCGTCAACGTGCTGACCGGCTCCGTCTCCGAGATCGCGCCATGGCTGGCCTCCCACATGGACGTCAACGGCATCGACCTCACCGGCGTCGACGACGACGCGCTGGCGCGAGACCTCGAGGTCGCCGCTGCCGACAACCTCAAGCGCGTACGACGCCCCGCCCCCGGCACCGACTGGCTCGCCGAGCCCGACCTGGACCGGATGACCGCGTTCCTCGAGACCAAGACCGTCTGGCACCCGATCGGGGTCTGA